The Estrella lausannensis genomic interval CCCAACGCTCAAGTACTCCTCATCATCCAGATGGATGCCCCGGGCTGTGGTTTCGATGTTGATATGGCTCAACGCATCGCGGTAGCGGACAAAGATGTGTCCCGGAGGGGTGACGATTTCCATGGGGATGCCGAGCCTATCGGCAAGGCAGAGATAGAGAATGGAGACGCCAAGGCATACCCCTTTTCTCGAGTCCAGGACGGACGAGAGGAAAGTGTAGGTGTCGACCTTTTTTTCAAAAGAGGATAGGGGGGGGAAACGGTATCCCATCTCGTCGAAGATGAACGCGTTAATGGCATGGATAACGTCTTTGGGAGCGCTGTTTTTCTTAAGCTTGGCCCGGATGGAAAGTGCCATCAGATCCAGTACAGCCTCATAGGAGCGGATGGCGTCCAAGCTTTCGCTGCCAAGCTGGCTTAGAAGCAGCCCGCGTGCGAGGTCGATCTCTTCCGGCGGAAGAACAAGCACCTCTTGCTCGGTTTGAGCCACCCTTCCCTTAAGCTTGCGGTTTTGCAGTGAAAACGCCAGTTTGTCAATGGATGCCACCTCCTCGGGTGTGAGGGGAGCTGCCTCTTCCGGCCGGCCGCGATGGATGAGAAGCAGGGCGTGTTTCAGCGAGTCAATTAGAAGAGGCGCTTTTTTTGCGAAGAATGGATCTTGGATACCGGCTCCCGCAAGTTTTAGGGCATCAACGAGAGCGCGTTTGCCCTCTTCACTGTCCGGGTAGAGAGAGTAGAAGGCAAGATGCTCGAGCAGCGCCTTTGGAGGGATGCTGGAGTAAATGGCTCTTAGCTTGGGAGAGGCTTCTCCCAAAAGTGGTGAGGAGGGGCCTACGAGTAGAAAGGAGGCGATCAGCAGGATGAACAGGTGCATGGGATGTATCATCTTTTGAACTAAACTGCCCTGATTTTAGTTCAAAGATGACTATACTGATACCGAAAAAAGGAATGGAAATAACCGTTTCAGGGGCGCAGGCCAAAAATTCCTCGGCCGGATGAGGCGGTTGAACTGCTGCCGATCTGGGGAATGGCTCCCCGTTCAATTGCTTCCTTCCAGATTTTGGCTTTTTGAGAAAAAGGGCCGATCATGTCAGCCACTTTCATCCCGCTTAAGCCCTGAAGAAAGAGCTTTTCGAAGAGCAATAGATGGTTTGTTCTTTTGGAGAACCCCAGTGTTCCAGGTCCTCCCTCGTCGCTGCCATTGGTTTTCAGTGCCGCTTCAAAGAGGTCGATTCTGTATCTTCCGGGTGGGAGTTCGCCCAGATCGGAGGCAATCAAAAGATACTCTCCGCCCTTCAAAAGCTCCACTTGCACCCTGATGCCGCTCTCCAGCCTGATCAGACAGGTCTCGTGTTCATCCGGCGCGAGGTTCGGGATGCGGAGCTCCCGTCCCAGCTCTTCCAAAATGGCTCCAAGTTCTCCGGCAAGCATATGATGACTCCTCTCATGAACAGGTCTTTTTATTGCGGGTCAGGCACACATAAGGCAATTAGCGGCGTGGCGCTTGGGAAGGGGGCGTTTTGCCTTTGCCCTGATTTTTCTTTTCGTCTTCTTCCTCTTCCTCTTCTTCCCACTCGTCTTCGCGGTCTTCGTCTTCTTCCTCCTCGTACTCCTCCCACTCGTCTTCTAAGTCTTCCAGTGCTTCGATGATAGCGTTTTGCAGCTCGTCGCGGTGCTGCAGCGACTTATAGATTTGATTCATCGCCACCTCGCGAATACCGTCCCTCATCTGACTCAAGACAATGATTTTACCGATGATCCATTTCTCAACGCCGTATTTATCCATCTGTTTAAGAATTTTTTCGGAAGAGGGGTATCGCTCGCTGACAAGTTTCATGAACTGTTTGGACATCAGCTCAAAGGAGAGCTTCTGCGGCATCTTAAGACCTTCTTTCGCAAACAGTTTTTCCATCAGGTTCATGCGCCCCTTGAAGAAACGGTAAACTCCTAAGATTGCCTGTAGAGTCCTTGTCTCCGAGAGTAGACGGTGCAGCTGCCCCCTCGGGATCGACGGGCCTTTGGATTTCATGTCTGTTCCCAGCGCATGGAAGAGAAACTTGATTACTTTCTGCAGGTCTTTATAGGTATATTGCTCCGATAGCTCTTCAAAGAGGGTGTTGGGTTCGCGTGGGTTGCCTGTGATGTCTTTGTAGAGCTGTCTGAGCGTTGTCGGCGTGCCGAGGCCCTCGGTTTGCCTGGAGAGTTCCCCAATATTGCGTCCTGCGGCGATCTCGCGGCCGTGCTTATCGTTAAGCTGCTGTTTGGCGTCTTTGCACTTTTCCTGCAGCTCCCCGTCTGTGGTTTGCTCCAGAAATTCCATCGCCTCGTCAGCGAGCGCCGGATCTTGGTAGAAGTCTTCAACTTTCTTTAAGATCTCTTCCCGCGACATATTGTTGCCAATCTGCTCGCGAAGCAGCATGAGCGTCTTGCCCTTAAGTTCAGGGTTCTTTTTTTCGAAGGCAGCGGCTTTCTTGCCGGCCATCTCGTTCTCTTGCTTTTTGTCGGGTTTCTCGACGAGGTGTGTTTTGATTTGGCCGAATAGATCCTTTCTCTCTTTTCGGTGCCCTTTGAGTTGCTGCCGGAGCTCGCCGCCCATCTCCTCGTGCTCTTTCTGCACGGCTTCCTTGGCGGTCTCCCTCTCGGCTTTGAGCTCTTGAGCGACATCCTTTTGGATGTCTTGCATGGCCGCAAGCGTGACGTCCCTGTGTTCATAGCCTGAAGTTCTATCGAAACCCATAATCTAAAGACCCTCCTTGGCCAATCGCGTGTGCCGACGGTTTTTAACCATAGGCACGCACTTTACGGGAGCAATAACAGTGCCATAAGTCCGAAGCTTGTATTTAAGTCCGGCTTTGTCTTTAGGCTCTGTATCAAGTCGCTTATCTTAAGCGATCTGTATCCTACCTAGCGGCTGGATACGAATCTCCGGAATGATCTCCTGATAGGAAACTACGGATATGTCGGTAAATTCCATTTCGATCAGTTTCCTGACGAAACGCCTGACGTCAATCGCCGTCAGGATAACAGGAGGCTGCCCTCCCGGAGGGGGCGGCGCCACGGTGTTGCGCACTCCTTGGAGAATAAGCTGTACAGAGTCGGGGTCCAACGCAAGATAGGAACCGGCCGAGGTCTGCTTGATCGCTCCTCTTACCATATCTTCAATTTCAGGATCCAGGATGTACACCGATAGCACAGACTGGCCCTGAGAGTATTTATAGCTGATGTAGCGCTTCAGCGACGAGCGGACATACTCGGTGAGCAAAACCGTATCTTTTTCAGTTTGCGCCCACTCACTCAGCGCCTCAAGAATCGTCCTTAAGTCCTTGATCGAGATCTGCTCCTGAATAAGACGTTTGAAAATGTCGGTCATTTTCTGCAGCGGAATCAGTCTCGTCACTTCCTTGACCAGATCAGGGAAGGATTTTTCCATAAACTCCAGCATCGATTTCACTTCCTGGATACCGACAAATTCGTTGGCATAGTGCCTGAAGAAGTAAGAAAGGTGCAGAATCATCACCTCAAGCGACTGCCAGTATTTGATGCCGGCGTTATCCAAAAGTTCGATGTTCTTGTCCTCAACCCAAAGAGAGGGGAGGCCAAGAGAGTTTTTATAGGTCACGAAAGCTAAGTTGTAGCGCGATAGGTTCTCTTCGTTTTCGTTCGTTAAAACGTGGCCTTTCAGCACTTTACCGCGGATGATCGGCACCTCGTTCAAGTGGATGGAATACTCATCTTGCTGAAGAATCGGCGAGTCGGTTCTGACGTGGACGCCAGGGAACCTGACGCCAAGGTCGGCATAAAGCGCCTGCCGCATTTTGGGGATCATCACGTCGACGAAGCTTGATCCTTTGACCTTTTGCGCTTCGCGGATCTCATCGGAGAGGGCCGCACCGCACTCCAGGATAACCGGCAGCGTTAGGGCATAGTTATCAACCCCGCCGCCCGTGATCGCCTGGTGCTCGGGAACGCTCGTCTTTTTAGTCGTCTTGGGCGCTGCCGCTCCCCCCTTCGACGAGGAGATGGTGCTGCCGCCGGAGCTAAGTCCAGTGGAGGTGCCGCCTTCTGCCTGAGCCTGCTCTTCAGTCCACAGTGCATAGGAAATCAGGCCAAGACCCGCTGCCAGAAGGAGGAAGGGGGCTGCCGGGAAGCCTGGCACAGCGGCCATACCGACAAGAAAGCTTGCAGAAAGCATTAGAGCTTTGGGCTGTTTGAACAACTGTCCGGAAATCTCGGCACCGAGCGCCGTGTCGCCCTTGTCTGAGGTGACCCTGGTCGTTACGATACCGGCCGAAATGGAGATCAACAGCGCTGGGATCTGCGAGATCAGACCGTCACCTATTGACAAAATGGAGAATTTGTTGACTGACGACATGGCGTCCATGCCCATCATGGTCATCCCGATGACGATACCGCCGATAACGTTGATCAAAGTGATGACGATACCTGCGATGGCATCCCCTTTGACGAACTTCATCGCACCATCCATAGCACCGTACAGTTGGCTCTCTTTCTGGATGACAAGCCTTTTTTCCCGTGCCTGGTTGGCATCGAGTATGCCTGCCCTCATGTCAGCATCGATACTCATCTGTTTACCGGGCATGGCGTCCAGTGTAAATCTCGCGGCGACCTCGGCGACACGTTCGGCACCTTTCGTGATAACGATGAAGTTAACCAAGGTGATGATCAAGAAGATGATACCCCCGACGACGAAGTTTCCCCCGATGACGAATTGGCCGAACTGCTCGATCAACTCTCCGGCGTAGGCGTGCAGGAGGATCTGACGGGTGGAGGCGATGTTAAGGCCAAGACGGTAAAGCGTTGTAATCAGCAAGAGCGAGGGAAAGATCGACAGGTGGAGGGCTGAGGGAATGTACATCGCGACCATCAGAAGCGAAACGGAGATCGCTAAGTTGACAGCCAGCAAGAAGTCTATAATGTGGGGGTTGATCGGCAAGATGATCATGCCGAGGATGCAAATGATGATGATAGCCAAGGCCACGTCGGCGCTTTTGGTGATCGCGCCTCCTTCGCCTGCTAGCCTTGCCGCAATGCCGTCGAGTACCTTCTTGATTGCTTCCATCTCTATTCCTATTGCTTACAACTCGGCACAGTAATCTTTTGAATTACATCTATATCTGTTATTTTATTGCACTTTCATTCAAATTGCAACTATTCGGCTACATAATTCCCAGCGTTTTCGGGGTCGTTCTGCAGTTTTTGCACCCAGCGGATAATTTCGGCTACGGCTTCGTAAGTGTCTTCGGGGACGAACTCGTATAGATCCCCATCCTCCCACAGTTTATGAGCAAGACCGATATTTCGCACAACAGGAACATCGTTTTTCTTGGCGATCTCGATCATGCGTTCAGCAAGTATTCCTTCACCCATCGCTACAATAAAGGGCGCCGGGTCGATCTCCCGTTGGTATCCCAAAGCGATTGCGAGGTGTGTCGGGTTGGTGACAACAGCGCTCGCACCCTTGACGCCGCCCCCCGGGCCTTCCGAGTACGCGATTTCCTGGGCGATCTTCTTTCGCTCTCCCTTGATGTGAGGGTCGCCTTCTGTGTTTTTATACTCCTGTTTCAGCTCAAATTTTTCCATTTTCATCTCATTGGCGAAGTTTCTCTTTTGGAATACAAAGTCGAGAACCGCCACGAAGATGAAAAAGATACCCACCTGCAAGACCACGTCCATTAGAAAGTTGTAGTAGACCCATAGGGCGACGTCCGCTTGGTGGTTGACTGTTGTGATCAACGTCGGTATCGACTTCATCATCACCCGGTAAATCAGCCAGGAAGCGATTGTGATCTTGAAGACCGACTTTACCAGCTCGAACAGGGTCTTTACCTTAAACTTTGATTTCAAATTCTGGATCGGGTCGAATTTTTTAATATCAAACTTGAAAGCTTCTAAAGCAAGAACCGGGCCAACTGAAAGGAAATTGATGGTCATGCCCACAATGGACACTAAGAACATGACCGGAATGGAACAGAGGAAGATGATCATGAAGCCTTCGGAAAATCCGTTGGAAATATAGACTTCCAGGTTTTGGCGGGGAACCATGTCGAAGATGCCTGTAAGAAAGGTACTTATCTTGGTGTAGATAGCACCCAGCATGCCCATCGTGATCCAGATGGAGGCAATAAAGGTAAAAGCGGAGGGAAGGTCTTGCGACTTGGCGACTTGTCCCTTTTTTCTGGCATCCCTTAGTTTTTTAGGACTCGCCTTTTCTGTTTTTTCTCCCATAGGGACTAAACTCCGGTAATGTTTGTTAAATGTCTGAATCTATCCTCTCTCGAGGCTAGAAAGCTCCCGGCAATTGAGGCCCGAAGGTAGAAAACACCACCCGATAGTTACATAGCAGATAAGCGAAGCAAAATCCAGACAAACGCACTCTTACTCATCACCATTATTAGTATACCCCCCAAAAGAGGGGAGTGTCAAGGAAAAAGTCGATTTTTCGGGTGGAAACACCCTATTTGGGGAGTGGGGTTCCAAAGGATTTCTTAAAAAGAAAGTTTCGTGGTATTCTTGATCCCGCTACCTTTAGAATCTCTTAAAGGATTTGGTTTCTGTCGATTTTGGGTTCAATACTCTATAAGAGACTGTTCACAAACTGTAATCGACGAAATCCAAATCCGTTAACAGGCTCTTGGAGCCTTCTTCTCAGCTCGGATTCTCTGAGTTGAGTTTGTGGACTGTCTTTTGAAGTTTAAGTAGCAGGCGAAATTTGATCTTAAGAATGGAGTAGATATGCCAGGCCTTTCATGCGGAATTGTCGGTCTTCCCAATGTCGGAAAATCGACCCTTTTTAATTTCTTAACATCAAACATTGCCCCTGCCTCCAACTATCCATTTTGCACAATTGATCCCAATGTCGGCATTGTGGAACTGGTGGATCCGAGGCTGGAAACTCTCTCCGCCCTCTCAGGCAGCAAGAAGATCATCTACGCGACAGTGCAGTTCGTTGATATTGCAGGCCTTGTGGCCGGAGCGTCCAAAGGTGAGGGGCTCGGCAACAAATTCCTGGCCAACATCCGCGAGACTGATGCCATATTGCACATGGTGCGCTGCTTTGAGTCGGATGAGATCATCCACGTTTCCGGCGGTGTCGATCCCGTCCGTGATATCGAAGTGATCAACTTAGAGCTCATCTTGTCTGACTTGCAGATGTGTCAAAATATACTGCCCAAGCTTGAAAAGCAGGCGAAGGGCAAAAAAGACATGGAAGCGGCAGTCTTGGTGCTCAAGCAGGCAGAGGAACATCTTAACGAGAGCAAGCCGCTCAGAAGTTTGAAGCTGGACGAGGCGGGCGACAAGATTTTGAAAAGTTATTCTTTCCTTACGAAGAAGCCTATTCTTTATGTCGCCAACGTATCGGATGATGCTCTTCCAAGCTATGACAACCCGTATGTCAGGCAAGTGCGGGAGTATGCCGCGAAAGAGGGGAGCCCAGTCGTGCCTATCTGCGCCAAGATCGAAGAGGAAATCTCGCAGTTGCCCAAAGAGGAAAGGAAAGAGTTTCTGGAAAGCTTGGGACTCGATGAGTCGGGCCTTAACAAGTTAGTCAGAGCCTCCTTTGAGCTCTTGGGACTGATCACCTACATTACGACCGGAGAGATCGAGACCAGAGCTTGGACCATCCGGAAAGGCACTTCAGCGCAAGCGGCCGCAGGCGAGATCCACTCCGACATCGAAAAGGGATTCATCCGCGCAGAGGTCGTCGGCTACGATGATATGGTCTCTTGTAAGGGAAGAGTGGGAGCTCGGGAAGCCGGAAAGGCACGCAGCGAAGGGAAGGAGTATATTGTCCAAGATGGCGATGTCATTCTCTTCATGCACAATTAATTTTTATGCGGACGAGGGAGCTGTGCTCCCTCTTTCATTCTCTTTTTCTTCCATTTAACCCCTTATTTGCCTATATCCTCTCTTTTAGAGACCGTACTAAAACAAATCATGTAATTTCAGTTTTAGCGTATTCTCTTAGACCTAAATTGTCTCAAAATTGAAAAATTGCAAGTTACTCCACATCTCTAATATTAGATGACTTGCAATCTTTCAGTCTTGGGGTGCGTTCAAAGCCCTAATGCTGAATTTTGAGAGGCTTCCGTTAAAACACGAAAGAGGATTCACCTTGGATTTTCCTGCCCAGCTTCCAGAAAGTCTTGCGTATGTCAAGGACGCGTCTGATGACAAAGAACTGGTAGAACTTGCAGCTAAAGACTTGAGAACGTTGACGACGTTTTTCGAGATAGCGGCCGCTGATGAATCATGGCCCATGGCTCACCCTCAAGCGACCCGCGAAATGCTCGAAAGGCTTTCGTTCCATTTCCTTGAAGGGAATCTGTCGCAGGAGCTTGCCGACAGGACCGCTTATGCCGTAAGGAGCCATCCGGTAAATCTGCTCTCCAAGGTCCCAAGGGATCTGAATATCCAATTGAAAGATGCCACCGTGCAGGTCAGCTCCCTTCTGCTGGGTACCCTAAGCCCGCTTTTTGCAACGCTCCTTTCGTCGGCAGACAAGGCGCCTGACGGCAAGTGGATAGAACTTCCGCTCATCCCGGTCGATGTCTTCAAGATGATTGAAGACTATATGGAGACGGGGCGCTCTGAAGATCTTTGGAAAATGGAATACCCTGTCGTCTTGGAAGTGTATAAATCAGCGATCGAATGGGAGATCGGTGGGTTGCCGGAGGAGGCCGCGGGCATCTTAAAACGCTACGTGACGCAGGCTAACTTCATCGGTCTGATCAAAGAGTGCATGAAAAACAGATGGCTCGCTTTTTATGCCGAAGTGTTGAAAATCGCCAACACCTACGACCTGGGTGTCCAGTTCACCTTTTC includes:
- the sctV gene encoding type III secretion system export apparatus subunit SctV translates to MKKVLDGIAARLAGEGGAITKSADVALAIIIICILGMIILPINPHIIDFLLAVNLAISVSLLMVAMYIPSALHLSIFPSLLLITTLYRLGLNIASTRQILLHAYAGELIEQFGQFVIGGNFVVGGIIFLIITLVNFIVITKGAERVAEVAARFTLDAMPGKQMSIDADMRAGILDANQAREKRLVIQKESQLYGAMDGAMKFVKGDAIAGIVITLINVIGGIVIGMTMMGMDAMSSVNKFSILSIGDGLISQIPALLISISAGIVTTRVTSDKGDTALGAEISGQLFKQPKALMLSASFLVGMAAVPGFPAAPFLLLAAGLGLISYALWTEEQAQAEGGTSTGLSSGGSTISSSKGGAAAPKTTKKTSVPEHQAITGGGVDNYALTLPVILECGAALSDEIREAQKVKGSSFVDVMIPKMRQALYADLGVRFPGVHVRTDSPILQQDEYSIHLNEVPIIRGKVLKGHVLTNENEENLSRYNLAFVTYKNSLGLPSLWVEDKNIELLDNAGIKYWQSLEVMILHLSYFFRHYANEFVGIQEVKSMLEFMEKSFPDLVKEVTRLIPLQKMTDIFKRLIQEQISIKDLRTILEALSEWAQTEKDTVLLTEYVRSSLKRYISYKYSQGQSVLSVYILDPEIEDMVRGAIKQTSAGSYLALDPDSVQLILQGVRNTVAPPPPGGQPPVILTAIDVRRFVRKLIEMEFTDISVVSYQEIIPEIRIQPLGRIQIA
- the ychF gene encoding redox-regulated ATPase YchF, which gives rise to MPGLSCGIVGLPNVGKSTLFNFLTSNIAPASNYPFCTIDPNVGIVELVDPRLETLSALSGSKKIIYATVQFVDIAGLVAGASKGEGLGNKFLANIRETDAILHMVRCFESDEIIHVSGGVDPVRDIEVINLELILSDLQMCQNILPKLEKQAKGKKDMEAAVLVLKQAEEHLNESKPLRSLKLDEAGDKILKSYSFLTKKPILYVANVSDDALPSYDNPYVRQVREYAAKEGSPVVPICAKIEEEISQLPKEERKEFLESLGLDESGLNKLVRASFELLGLITYITTGEIETRAWTIRKGTSAQAAAGEIHSDIEKGFIRAEVVGYDDMVSCKGRVGAREAGKARSEGKEYIVQDGDVILFMHN
- the sctU gene encoding type III secretion system export apparatus subunit SctU encodes the protein MGEKTEKASPKKLRDARKKGQVAKSQDLPSAFTFIASIWITMGMLGAIYTKISTFLTGIFDMVPRQNLEVYISNGFSEGFMIIFLCSIPVMFLVSIVGMTINFLSVGPVLALEAFKFDIKKFDPIQNLKSKFKVKTLFELVKSVFKITIASWLIYRVMMKSIPTLITTVNHQADVALWVYYNFLMDVVLQVGIFFIFVAVLDFVFQKRNFANEMKMEKFELKQEYKNTEGDPHIKGERKKIAQEIAYSEGPGGGVKGASAVVTNPTHLAIALGYQREIDPAPFIVAMGEGILAERMIEIAKKNDVPVVRNIGLAHKLWEDGDLYEFVPEDTYEAVAEIIRWVQKLQNDPENAGNYVAE
- the sctW gene encoding type III secretion system gatekeeper subunit SctW codes for the protein MGFDRTSGYEHRDVTLAAMQDIQKDVAQELKAERETAKEAVQKEHEEMGGELRQQLKGHRKERKDLFGQIKTHLVEKPDKKQENEMAGKKAAAFEKKNPELKGKTLMLLREQIGNNMSREEILKKVEDFYQDPALADEAMEFLEQTTDGELQEKCKDAKQQLNDKHGREIAAGRNIGELSRQTEGLGTPTTLRQLYKDITGNPREPNTLFEELSEQYTYKDLQKVIKFLFHALGTDMKSKGPSIPRGQLHRLLSETRTLQAILGVYRFFKGRMNLMEKLFAKEGLKMPQKLSFELMSKQFMKLVSERYPSSEKILKQMDKYGVEKWIIGKIIVLSQMRDGIREVAMNQIYKSLQHRDELQNAIIEALEDLEDEWEEYEEEEDEDREDEWEEEEEEEDEKKNQGKGKTPPSQAPRR
- a CDS encoding CesT family type III secretion system chaperone, yielding MLAGELGAILEELGRELRIPNLAPDEHETCLIRLESGIRVQVELLKGGEYLLIASDLGELPPGRYRIDLFEAALKTNGSDEGGPGTLGFSKRTNHLLLFEKLFLQGLSGMKVADMIGPFSQKAKIWKEAIERGAIPQIGSSSTASSGRGIFGLRP
- a CDS encoding transglutaminase family protein, producing the protein MHLFILLIASFLLVGPSSPLLGEASPKLRAIYSSIPPKALLEHLAFYSLYPDSEEGKRALVDALKLAGAGIQDPFFAKKAPLLIDSLKHALLLIHRGRPEEAAPLTPEEVASIDKLAFSLQNRKLKGRVAQTEQEVLVLPPEEIDLARGLLLSQLGSESLDAIRSYEAVLDLMALSIRAKLKKNSAPKDVIHAINAFIFDEMGYRFPPLSSFEKKVDTYTFLSSVLDSRKGVCLGVSILYLCLADRLGIPMEIVTPPGHIFVRYRDALSHINIETTARGIHLDDEEYLSVGTKALQKRNVKEVIGLAHVNQASVFWETGELTQAMAYYKKAENYLPDDLLLKELMGYALFAKGEKEESYRLLQTVQERKNPYLVSIHTLVDDCLQGNATPSGVLALFMRVDETNESIAKKREALETALQESPRFKSALFALALNTLNEQKLKAGLKLLLDYHALYPEDPAAEYYLSMLLLMRYRLQESWRHLEIAEALALREDHSPRALKELRKELEKRCPKGCR